Part of the Pseudomonadota bacterium genome is shown below.
TATACAAGAACATATAACCTCTCAAGGCTCCTTGCAAAGAATGGGTTTAACATCATTACCGGTGGTGGGGGCGGCGTTATGGAAGCTGCCAACAGAGGTGCATCAGAAGAAGGGGCAAAATCCGTTGGGATAAATATAGAACTCCCCCTCGAACAAAAACCAAATCCCTATTCAAATATCAGGCTCAACTATAAATATTTTTTTGTGAGAAAGGTGATGTTTCTAAAATATGCAGTGGCTTTCATCATGCTACCAGGGGGGTTTGGAACGCTCGATGAGTGTTTTGAAGCCATCACGTTAATCCAGACAAAGAAAATGAAGCCCTTCCCTGTTATTCTCGTAGATTCATCATACTGGAATGGTCTTATCGAATGGATAAGAGAGAAACTGTTATCAAGCGGCACGATTACAAAGGAAGATATAAATATCTTCAAGGTTATAGATGAGCCTGAGGAGATAGTCGAGTACGTAAAAA
Proteins encoded:
- a CDS encoding TIGR00730 family Rossman fold protein; the protein is MEKQYVIDDITLKDTWRLFHIIAEFVEGFENLADIHPAISIFGSSRCKEGDLLYTRTYNLSRLLAKNGFNIITGGGGGVMEAANRGASEEGAKSVGINIELPLEQKPNPYSNIRLNYKYFFVRKVMFLKYAVAFIMLPGGFGTLDECFEAITLIQTKKMKPFPVILVDSSYWNGLIEWIREKLLSSGTITKEDINIFKVIDEPEEIVEYVKKFVIL